From Domibacillus sp. DTU_2020_1001157_1_SI_ALB_TIR_016, a single genomic window includes:
- a CDS encoding DUF2268 domain-containing protein, producing the protein MPVLNSRAWLDEFIRECERKGKKEVYFIQCETLCAPLVSFFPAFSPEELHYHLLAAGLFDPSGWKKLRNTVEGMDKSGMWELAAKEYKELQQKWDGPEAHIVLFPIRKARWRGRASIPKKNGAAVGKVIFLFLTPDLPREEVKALLAHEYNHVCWLDHFKKEDHSLRLKEALVLEGIAEFAVKELYGEKQLAPWVGLYSLETAMKLWKKAFVSALESTDKELQHNFLYGKKDRRLPKWIGYCIGYHIVQSFSERSGPFKVEDLLQKSADEIVAGSIFGS; encoded by the coding sequence ATGCCGGTATTAAACAGCAGAGCATGGCTGGATGAGTTTATAAGAGAGTGTGAAAGAAAAGGGAAAAAGGAAGTGTATTTTATTCAATGTGAGACGCTGTGTGCTCCGCTGGTCTCTTTTTTTCCAGCGTTCAGCCCAGAGGAACTTCACTATCACCTGCTTGCCGCCGGCTTGTTTGATCCGTCTGGATGGAAAAAATTACGGAACACAGTGGAGGGAATGGATAAAAGTGGTATGTGGGAGCTGGCAGCAAAGGAATACAAAGAGCTACAGCAAAAGTGGGATGGACCTGAAGCACATATTGTTCTTTTTCCGATACGAAAAGCACGCTGGAGAGGCAGAGCGTCTATCCCTAAAAAAAATGGAGCTGCTGTCGGGAAAGTTATTTTTCTGTTTTTGACACCTGATTTACCAAGGGAAGAAGTAAAAGCCCTGCTGGCACATGAGTACAATCATGTATGCTGGTTAGATCATTTCAAAAAAGAGGATCATTCTTTACGTTTAAAAGAGGCCCTCGTTTTAGAAGGAATAGCTGAGTTTGCGGTAAAAGAACTGTATGGGGAAAAGCAGCTTGCTCCCTGGGTGGGCCTGTATTCACTTGAAACGGCAATGAAACTATGGAAGAAAGCGTTTGTTTCTGCGTTGGAGAGCACAGATAAAGAACTACAGCATAATTTTCTATATGGAAAAAAAGATCGCCGCCTTCCCAAGTGGATTGGATATTGTATCGGCTATCATATTGTCCAGTCTTTTTCAGAGCGATCCGGCCCATTTAAAGTAGAAGATCTATTGCAAAAAAGCGCTGATGAAATCGTCGCCGGCTCGATATTTGGCAGCTGA